From Coturnix japonica isolate 7356 chromosome 1, Coturnix japonica 2.1, whole genome shotgun sequence, the proteins below share one genomic window:
- the TNFSF13B gene encoding tumor necrosis factor ligand superfamily member 13B isoform X1, with protein MKSVDCVHVIQQKDTASSPSGPPGAASGTTGLFSVTFLWLAMLLSSCLAAVSLYHAITLKTELEALRSELIYRVRARSPLEQPPVSPGDKKAGAPVSSFLQVSAAGARQENRLPGPYPAESFQKEIWDGSRNRGRRSVVHTEETDQSPIYSSASPASSVLMLQACLQLIADSKSDIQQKDDSSIVPWLLSFKRGTALEEQGNKIVIKETGYFFIYGQVLYTDTTFAMGHLIQRKKAHVFGDDLSLVTLFRCIQNMPQSYPNNSCYTAGIAKLEEGDELQLTIPRRRAKISLDGDGTFFGAVRLL; from the exons ATGAAATCCGTGGACTGTGTGCACGTCATCCAGCAGAAGGATACCGCCTCCTCTCCCTCTGGCCCCCCCGGTGCTGCTTCAGGCACCACGGGACTTTTTTCTGTCACATTCCTGTGGCTTGCAATGCTCCTGTCCTCTTGTCTTGCAGCAGTGTCTCTTTACCACGCTATCACCCTGAAAACAGAGCTAGAAGCTCTGCGCAGTGAGCTGATCTACAGGGTCCGGGCAAGGTCTCCGCTAGAGCAGCCACCCGTGTCCCCTGGCGACAAGAAAGCAGGTGCCcctgtttcttccttcctgcaaGTGTCTGCAGCTGGCGCCAGGCAG gagaacaggctgcctggCCCTTACCCAGCTGAAAGtttccaaaaggaaatctgGGACGGGAGCAGAAATAGGGGGAGAAGGTCTGTTGTCCACACAGAAGAAACAG atcagtCTCCTATTTACtcttcagcatctccagccTCTTCAGTTTTGA tgctgcaggcctGCTTGCAACTGATTGCTGACAGCAAAAGTGATATCCAACAGAAAG atGATTCAAGCATTGTCCCTTGGCTTCTGAGCTTTAAGCGTGGAACAGCTCTGGAAgaacagggaaataaaatagtGATCAAAGAAACaggatattttttcatatatggCCAG GTTTTATACACTGATACAACATTTGCAATGGGACATCTAatacagaggaagaaagctCACGTGTTTGGTGATGATCTCAGCTTGGTGACATTATTTCGTTGCATTCAAAATATGCCACAGTCTTATCCAAATAATTCTTGCTATACTGCTG GCATTGCAAAATTAGAAGAAGGGGATGAACTTCAACTTACAATACCTCGAAGAAGAGCTAAAATATCCTTGGATGGAGATGGTACTTTTTTTGGTGCAGTTAGACTCCTCTGA
- the TNFSF13B gene encoding tumor necrosis factor ligand superfamily member 13B isoform X2 translates to MKSVDCVHVIQQKDTASSPSGPPGAASGTTGLFSVTFLWLAMLLSSCLAAVSLYHAITLKTELEALRSELIYRVRARSPLEQPPVSPGDKKAGAPVSSFLQVSAAGARQENRLPGPYPAESFQKEIWDGSRNRGRRSVVHTEETVLQACLQLIADSKSDIQQKDDSSIVPWLLSFKRGTALEEQGNKIVIKETGYFFIYGQVLYTDTTFAMGHLIQRKKAHVFGDDLSLVTLFRCIQNMPQSYPNNSCYTAGIAKLEEGDELQLTIPRRRAKISLDGDGTFFGAVRLL, encoded by the exons ATGAAATCCGTGGACTGTGTGCACGTCATCCAGCAGAAGGATACCGCCTCCTCTCCCTCTGGCCCCCCCGGTGCTGCTTCAGGCACCACGGGACTTTTTTCTGTCACATTCCTGTGGCTTGCAATGCTCCTGTCCTCTTGTCTTGCAGCAGTGTCTCTTTACCACGCTATCACCCTGAAAACAGAGCTAGAAGCTCTGCGCAGTGAGCTGATCTACAGGGTCCGGGCAAGGTCTCCGCTAGAGCAGCCACCCGTGTCCCCTGGCGACAAGAAAGCAGGTGCCcctgtttcttccttcctgcaaGTGTCTGCAGCTGGCGCCAGGCAG gagaacaggctgcctggCCCTTACCCAGCTGAAAGtttccaaaaggaaatctgGGACGGGAGCAGAAATAGGGGGAGAAGGTCTGTTGTCCACACAGAAGAAACAG tgctgcaggcctGCTTGCAACTGATTGCTGACAGCAAAAGTGATATCCAACAGAAAG atGATTCAAGCATTGTCCCTTGGCTTCTGAGCTTTAAGCGTGGAACAGCTCTGGAAgaacagggaaataaaatagtGATCAAAGAAACaggatattttttcatatatggCCAG GTTTTATACACTGATACAACATTTGCAATGGGACATCTAatacagaggaagaaagctCACGTGTTTGGTGATGATCTCAGCTTGGTGACATTATTTCGTTGCATTCAAAATATGCCACAGTCTTATCCAAATAATTCTTGCTATACTGCTG GCATTGCAAAATTAGAAGAAGGGGATGAACTTCAACTTACAATACCTCGAAGAAGAGCTAAAATATCCTTGGATGGAGATGGTACTTTTTTTGGTGCAGTTAGACTCCTCTGA